A region from the Wolbachia endosymbiont (group A) of Rhinocyllus conicus genome encodes:
- the rpsS gene encoding 30S ribosomal protein S19 → MSRSAWKPPFCHPSILKSVNNALNKGFVNMAIKVHSRASVILPNCLGLKFAVYNGKDYIPVNVNDQNMIGHKFGEFSPTRKFTGHSGDKKATRR, encoded by the coding sequence ATGAGTAGATCTGCGTGGAAGCCTCCTTTTTGTCATCCTTCTATATTAAAGTCGGTGAATAATGCTTTAAACAAGGGGTTTGTTAACATGGCTATAAAAGTTCATTCCAGGGCTTCTGTAATTCTTCCTAATTGTTTAGGTTTAAAGTTTGCTGTTTATAATGGTAAGGATTACATTCCTGTTAATGTTAATGATCAGAATATGATAGGTCATAAGTTTGGTGAATTTTCGCCCACTCGTAAATTTACTGGGCATAGTGGTGATAAAAAGGCGACAAGAAGGTAA
- the rplB gene encoding 50S ribosomal protein L2: protein MGMKFFNPVTPSSRGTVLVSKVGLSKDEPEKSLTSGKKSSGGRNNYGRITTRHRGGGHKKKYRVIDFKRNRSGQGIVEKIEYDPNRSGFLALISYKEDDIKSYILAPQGMKPGDIVTAGNDADILPGNCLLLKYIPVGSFVHNVELKPGNGAAIARAAGCYAQIVGRDGQYVLLRLRSGQIRLILSSCKATIGVVSNPDHKNRKLGKAGRSRWLGIRPTVRGVAMNPVDHPHGGGEGKTSGGRHPVTPWGVATKGKKTRRKNKSSDKYIKQLKG, encoded by the coding sequence ATGGGTATGAAATTTTTTAATCCTGTTACTCCGTCTTCTCGTGGGACTGTGTTAGTAAGTAAAGTTGGTTTATCAAAAGATGAGCCAGAAAAGTCTCTTACATCCGGTAAAAAGTCCAGTGGTGGAAGAAATAATTATGGTAGAATTACAACTCGTCATAGGGGTGGTGGTCACAAAAAGAAGTATAGAGTTATAGATTTTAAGCGTAATAGAAGTGGTCAGGGTATAGTTGAAAAAATAGAGTATGATCCAAATAGAAGTGGGTTTTTAGCGTTAATATCATATAAGGAAGATGATATTAAGTCTTATATATTAGCTCCTCAAGGTATGAAGCCTGGTGATATTGTTACAGCTGGAAATGATGCTGATATTTTGCCAGGTAATTGTTTGCTACTCAAGTATATACCTGTTGGTTCTTTCGTTCATAATGTTGAGCTGAAGCCAGGTAATGGTGCTGCGATTGCTAGAGCTGCTGGTTGTTATGCGCAAATCGTTGGTCGTGATGGCCAATATGTTTTATTACGACTCAGGTCTGGTCAAATTAGGTTGATTTTATCTTCTTGCAAGGCTACTATTGGTGTAGTATCTAACCCTGACCATAAGAATAGAAAGCTGGGTAAAGCTGGAAGAAGTAGGTGGCTTGGAATTAGACCTACTGTGCGTGGGGTTGCAATGAATCCGGTTGACCATCCTCATGGAGGTGGGGAAGGAAAAACCTCTGGTGGTCGTCATCCTGTTACTCCTTGGGGTGTTGCAACAAAAGGAAAGAAAACTCGGAGGAAAAATAAATCTAGTGATAAGTATATAAAACAATTGAAAGGTTAG
- a CDS encoding 50S ribosomal protein L23, producing the protein MIKYNNIIKSPIITEKASFLREKFNKYSLYVFVNVNKRQIKLAIESLFDVKISSINVVRIKPKYRRFRGVIGCEKQKKKVYFSLIDGQKLDIMSV; encoded by the coding sequence ATGATCAAATATAATAATATAATAAAATCTCCTATAATTACAGAAAAGGCCTCTTTTTTGAGGGAGAAGTTTAATAAATATTCTTTGTATGTTTTTGTAAATGTAAATAAGCGTCAAATAAAGTTGGCAATAGAGTCTCTATTTGATGTTAAAATTTCTTCTATAAATGTTGTTAGAATTAAGCCTAAATATAGGCGTTTCAGGGGTGTGATTGGTTGTGAAAAACAGAAAAAGAAAGTTTATTTTTCTTTGATAGATGGTCAAAAATTAGATATAATGAGCGTTTAA
- the rplD gene encoding 50S ribosomal protein L4 translates to MECNLVNLSNNNVGTAQLNPLIFSAKQKLSILHDIVRWQLAKRRAGTHKTKGISDVSGTTAKPYGQKRTGRARQGSLRSPQFRGGGIIFGPVVRSHTYSLNKKVRKFGLKIALSLKYLNNQVIILDNLNIDVKKTSEMCKCIKNFKFSSFLIVGDYGDNLLRAVRNLHYVDLTKPIGLNVFDILNHECVMLTKDTLKHLEGRLL, encoded by the coding sequence ATGGAATGTAATTTAGTTAATCTATCTAATAATAATGTAGGTACTGCTCAGCTCAATCCTTTGATATTTTCTGCTAAGCAAAAATTGAGTATTTTGCATGATATAGTGAGATGGCAATTAGCGAAGAGAAGAGCTGGTACTCATAAAACAAAAGGTATCAGTGATGTCTCTGGTACAACAGCTAAACCTTATGGTCAAAAACGTACCGGTAGGGCAAGACAAGGGAGCTTGCGATCTCCTCAATTTAGAGGTGGTGGGATTATTTTCGGCCCTGTTGTGAGGAGTCATACTTATTCTCTTAATAAGAAGGTACGCAAATTTGGTTTAAAAATTGCTTTATCTCTAAAGTATTTAAATAATCAAGTGATTATTCTGGATAATTTAAATATTGATGTGAAGAAAACGTCTGAAATGTGTAAATGTATTAAAAATTTTAAATTTTCTTCCTTTTTGATAGTTGGTGATTATGGAGATAATTTGTTGCGTGCTGTTAGAAACTTGCATTATGTAGACTTAACCAAACCTATTGGGTTAAATGTCTTTGATATATTGAATCACGAATGCGTGATGTTGACAAAGGATACTTTAAAGCATCTTGAAGGTAGATTGTTATGA
- the rplC gene encoding 50S ribosomal protein L3: MKRINSLRRIGLLMMNIGHTAMYSDNSRMAVTLLHLSETYIVDIKGQDKCGYNSVILGTGDFKNIAKPQLEYLKKKGINNKCKLYESRLNDLSGIECGKKVGINHFVVGQYLDITGYSIGKGFAGVMKRHNFSGLRASHGVSIAHRSQGSTGQCQDPGRVFKGKKMAGHLGNSRITAQNMKILSIDHENSIIAVKGNNVPGFKNSYVFVRDAVKKSLHKDVPFPVGLLLDVNDDASNLVS, translated from the coding sequence ATGAAGAGAATAAATTCGCTGAGGAGAATTGGTTTACTAATGATGAATATTGGTCATACTGCTATGTATTCTGACAATAGTCGCATGGCTGTAACTTTATTGCATCTCAGCGAAACTTATATTGTTGATATAAAAGGACAAGATAAATGTGGCTATAATTCAGTCATTTTAGGCACAGGAGATTTTAAAAATATAGCAAAACCTCAGTTGGAATATTTAAAGAAAAAGGGTATAAATAATAAATGTAAGTTATACGAAAGTAGATTAAATGACCTGTCGGGAATAGAATGTGGTAAAAAAGTGGGAATCAATCATTTTGTGGTTGGTCAATATCTTGATATTACGGGTTATTCTATAGGTAAAGGATTTGCTGGTGTGATGAAGCGGCATAACTTCAGTGGGCTTAGGGCATCTCATGGTGTTTCTATTGCTCACAGATCACAAGGTTCCACTGGTCAATGTCAGGATCCTGGTAGAGTATTCAAAGGAAAGAAAATGGCTGGTCATTTAGGTAACAGCAGAATAACTGCACAAAATATGAAGATATTATCCATTGATCATGAAAATAGTATAATTGCTGTGAAGGGTAATAATGTTCCTGGGTTTAAAAATTCCTATGTTTTTGTAAGAGATGCAGTTAAAAAATCTTTACATAAAGATGTTCCTTTTCCGGTAGGTTTACTGTTAGATGTAAATGATGATGCTAGTAATTTGGTAAGTTAG
- the rpsJ gene encoding 30S ribosomal protein S10, producing MKQDIYINIKAFDCSLLEECVRKFVDELKRSNAKLSGPIALPRKDSKFIVNRSPHVDKKSREQFEMRTSRRLIVLHDLTPTMMQMLTGLSFSAGVEVDLKVKKVKV from the coding sequence ATGAAGCAAGATATATATATTAACATTAAGGCTTTCGATTGTTCTTTATTGGAGGAGTGTGTTCGAAAATTTGTTGATGAATTAAAGCGGTCCAATGCAAAATTATCTGGTCCGATTGCGTTGCCAAGAAAAGATTCTAAATTTATTGTTAATAGATCTCCTCACGTTGATAAAAAATCTCGTGAACAGTTTGAAATGAGAACTTCTAGGCGTTTGATTGTTTTACATGATCTTACTCCTACTATGATGCAGATGCTTACAGGTTTATCTTTTTCTGCTGGCGTAGAAGTGGATTTAAAAGTCAAGAAAGTTAAGGTTTAG
- the tuf gene encoding elongation factor Tu gives MTAVVEAFGKPHVNVGTIGHVDHGKTTLTAAITKHYGNFVAYDQIDKAPEERKRGITIATAHVEYQTEKRHYAHVDCPGHADYVKNMIVGAAQMDAAILVVSGVDGPMPQTREHILLAKQVGVGYIVVYINKADVADADMIDLVEMEVRELLNKYGFPGDEVPVVVGSALKALEDDSSEYGKKSIDKLMEKLDEYVAVPPRPVDLPFLLPIEDVFSISGRGTVVTGRIEKGEIKTGEEIEIIGLKATQKTICTGVEMFKKLLDKGSAGLNVGILLRGTKREEVERGQVLAKPGTITPHRKFRAEVYILKKEEGGRHTPFFANYQPQFYLRTTDVTGSIKLLDGKEMVMPGDNVSVEVELQVPIAMDKGLRFAIREGGRTVGSGVVSEILE, from the coding sequence ATGACAGCAGTAGTGGAAGCATTTGGAAAGCCGCATGTAAATGTGGGAACAATAGGACATGTGGATCATGGGAAGACAACGTTAACAGCGGCGATAACAAAGCATTATGGAAATTTTGTAGCGTACGATCAGATAGATAAGGCGCCAGAAGAAAGGAAAAGGGGGATAACGATAGCAACAGCGCATGTTGAGTATCAGACGGAAAAAAGGCATTATGCACACGTTGATTGTCCTGGACATGCTGACTATGTAAAGAACATGATAGTAGGTGCAGCACAGATGGATGCGGCGATATTGGTAGTGTCGGGGGTTGATGGGCCAATGCCACAAACGAGAGAGCATATATTGCTAGCGAAGCAGGTAGGTGTTGGATATATCGTGGTGTATATAAATAAAGCTGATGTTGCTGATGCTGATATGATAGATTTGGTAGAAATGGAAGTGAGGGAATTGCTGAATAAATACGGATTTCCAGGGGATGAAGTGCCTGTGGTAGTGGGGTCTGCATTGAAAGCGCTGGAGGATGACAGTAGCGAATATGGAAAGAAATCAATAGATAAATTGATGGAAAAGTTAGATGAGTATGTGGCAGTTCCACCAAGGCCTGTGGATTTACCATTTTTATTGCCAATCGAGGATGTATTTTCGATATCGGGGCGAGGAACGGTGGTAACAGGAAGGATAGAGAAGGGAGAGATAAAGACGGGAGAAGAGATAGAGATAATAGGTCTGAAAGCGACGCAAAAGACGATATGCACAGGTGTAGAAATGTTTAAGAAGTTGCTGGATAAGGGAAGTGCAGGACTCAATGTAGGAATATTGTTAAGAGGAACAAAAAGAGAAGAAGTGGAGAGAGGGCAAGTATTAGCAAAACCGGGGACGATAACGCCGCATAGAAAGTTTAGGGCGGAGGTTTATATATTAAAGAAAGAGGAAGGAGGAAGGCATACACCATTTTTTGCGAATTACCAGCCACAGTTTTATTTAAGGACAACGGATGTAACCGGGAGCATAAAATTGCTAGATGGGAAGGAGATGGTAATGCCAGGAGATAATGTGAGTGTAGAAGTAGAATTGCAAGTACCGATAGCAATGGATAAGGGATTGCGTTTTGCGATAAGAGAAGGCGGTAGAACTGTTGGTTCTGGTGTTGTTTCTGAAATTTTGGAGTAA
- the carA gene encoding glutamine-hydrolyzing carbamoyl-phosphate synthase small subunit: MQDAVLILQDGKCFWGKSVGKKGKCIGEVCFTTGMTGYQHTITDPSFADQIITFTFPHIGNIGINHKDNEGEKIFASGVVMRELSSMSHPSSYISLNDWLEKNNVIGISGIDTRALTRHLRKHGSQSGMICPSSETHVLDKLKEYKSVNGIEITNKVSLHSNFKSDLNAKYRVVIVDFGVKISIVSRLIELGCTVELIRPSTGFAQKVLSMNPDGIVLSNGPGDPQEIGESVVSEIDIIIKSKIPIFGICMGHQLLAITLGAKTIKMDIGHRGSNHPVYDVISGKVEITSQNHGFVVDSASLPSNVEITHISLFDNSVEGIMMKDYLVFSVQYHPEEAPGTHDSHYLFRRFIGNIVLYKMKSA; encoded by the coding sequence GTGCAGGACGCAGTTTTAATTTTACAAGATGGTAAATGCTTTTGGGGAAAATCAGTAGGTAAAAAAGGCAAGTGCATAGGTGAGGTCTGTTTTACCACTGGTATGACCGGTTATCAGCATACTATAACTGATCCTTCTTTTGCTGATCAAATTATAACGTTCACTTTTCCTCATATTGGTAACATTGGAATAAACCATAAAGATAATGAAGGAGAGAAAATTTTTGCAAGTGGTGTGGTTATGCGTGAACTTTCTTCTATGTCCCACCCTTCTTCATATATCAGTTTAAATGATTGGTTAGAGAAAAATAACGTGATTGGGATATCAGGAATTGATACTAGAGCTTTAACGAGACATTTGAGAAAACATGGATCTCAAAGTGGAATGATATGCCCGTCAAGCGAGACGCATGTGTTGGACAAATTGAAGGAATACAAATCTGTAAATGGGATAGAAATAACCAATAAAGTCAGCTTGCATAGTAATTTTAAAAGTGACCTTAATGCAAAATATAGGGTTGTAATCGTTGATTTTGGCGTAAAAATCAGTATAGTTTCACGCTTAATAGAACTTGGTTGTACAGTTGAATTAATCAGACCAAGCACAGGTTTTGCTCAAAAAGTGTTGAGTATGAATCCAGATGGTATAGTGCTTTCAAATGGTCCTGGTGATCCGCAAGAAATAGGAGAAAGTGTAGTTTCAGAGATAGACATTATTATAAAATCTAAAATACCAATTTTTGGCATATGCATGGGTCATCAATTACTTGCGATTACTTTGGGAGCAAAGACCATCAAGATGGATATTGGTCACCGAGGGAGTAACCATCCAGTTTATGATGTAATTAGTGGAAAAGTTGAGATCACTAGCCAAAATCATGGTTTTGTTGTTGATTCAGCTTCTCTTCCAAGTAATGTTGAAATTACTCACATTTCTCTATTTGATAATAGTGTAGAGGGGATAATGATGAAGGATTACTTAGTCTTTTCTGTGCAATATCATCCAGAAGAAGCGCCAGGTACGCATGATTCGCATTATTTATTTAGACGTTTTATTGGCAATATTGTGTTGTATAAAATGAAATCTGCATGA
- the glpX gene encoding class II fructose-bisphosphatase, giving the protein MEDLAYKLVKVTEAAALAAYKLAGFGDEKRADQVAVDAMRTVLNSMEINGTIVIGEGERDSAPMLYIGEKVGTGNGPEIDIAVDPLEGTTICAHHKQGAMSVLAATKKGDFLHAPDVYMEKIAVGKNLPEGVVSLKNSIEKNLDNLAKAKGCKVNDLAVTILNRERHDELIVKIRKLGAKVKLIDDGDVAAVVSLVNGNHDMYIGIGGAPEGVLAATALSSIGGQMEGRLIFDTDQLRERAKNLNIDDPEKIYTIKDMTRGESVFIATGVTSGELVDGVELNHNTYSTNSLIILPNKLIKVQVIS; this is encoded by the coding sequence ATGGAAGATTTAGCCTATAAATTAGTTAAAGTGACCGAAGCTGCAGCACTTGCTGCATATAAACTAGCAGGCTTCGGCGATGAAAAAAGGGCTGATCAGGTTGCAGTTGATGCAATGCGTACAGTATTAAATTCAATGGAAATAAATGGTACTATCGTAATTGGTGAAGGTGAGAGAGATTCAGCACCAATGCTATATATTGGCGAGAAGGTTGGTACAGGAAATGGTCCTGAAATCGACATTGCTGTTGACCCACTTGAGGGTACCACAATTTGCGCTCACCATAAACAAGGGGCAATGTCCGTTCTTGCTGCAACGAAAAAAGGTGATTTTTTACATGCACCTGATGTTTATATGGAAAAGATAGCAGTAGGAAAAAATCTTCCAGAGGGTGTAGTCTCACTAAAAAATAGCATTGAAAAGAATCTAGACAATTTAGCCAAGGCAAAAGGATGTAAAGTAAATGATCTTGCAGTAACTATACTTAATCGTGAAAGGCATGATGAATTAATAGTGAAAATCAGGAAGTTAGGAGCAAAAGTTAAACTAATAGATGATGGTGATGTTGCGGCCGTAGTTTCACTAGTAAATGGCAATCACGATATGTATATCGGAATAGGAGGGGCACCAGAAGGGGTGCTTGCGGCTACAGCGCTGAGTTCAATCGGTGGACAGATGGAGGGAAGATTAATATTTGACACAGATCAGTTAAGAGAAAGAGCAAAAAATTTAAATATTGATGACCCAGAAAAAATCTACACCATAAAAGATATGACAAGAGGTGAATCAGTGTTTATTGCAACTGGAGTAACAAGCGGAGAACTTGTGGATGGAGTTGAATTGAATCATAATACCTATTCAACTAATTCTTTAATAATTCTACCTAACAAGCTGATAAAGGTGCAAGTTATAAGTTAG
- a CDS encoding ankyrin repeat domain-containing protein, with protein sequence MEYSNDDIRELYRKIATIVKYDDKGIASLKDLQKEPKWKEVNFQDKCEGDNLLGDLLLKHATENNNPRVKDLFLRNGFKIPQQEQITTEVNEEREPDVEENGAGSNAADSNNSRGSQFATSYNKIKEIVTNNPSITAQEFGEKLKKEEIDIKITNQDGWTLLYYAVRSEGPSITGDRSIFLRVVGLLTNSDIKVNGIQDTAYTLLDHAAIKKQADVVKILLNSGKFNEEEKFNALRLAIVQGNVQEFEAFLGYVNAESRRAALELAMNTTQKEITQVLLNFITPETSDVEENGNRAGPSSSNGNIGSRPVNTPNGQLNHNNENKTPVSTRTDQTATPNNDNKANGFLDAQFSVPNEKETKYKKNFYTSLTKDVVGVVVTGLFIAAAVMVPSVAGAVVCGVIAALVATYIGLHVKNSTLPSYREMEKNKVEHVSSKTAQTLRFEKNLH encoded by the coding sequence ATGGAATATAGTAATGATGATATTAGAGAGTTGTATCGAAAGATAGCTACAATTGTAAAATATGATGATAAGGGAATTGCTAGTCTTAAAGATTTGCAAAAGGAACCAAAGTGGAAAGAAGTTAATTTTCAAGATAAGTGTGAAGGAGACAATTTATTAGGAGACTTACTTCTAAAACATGCAACCGAAAATAACAACCCACGCGTTAAGGATCTTTTTCTTAGAAATGGGTTCAAGATTCCTCAACAAGAACAGATAACTACAGAGGTAAATGAGGAAAGAGAACCTGATGTAGAAGAAAATGGAGCAGGCAGCAATGCAGCAGATTCTAATAACTCCAGAGGTAGTCAATTTGCTACGTCATACAACAAGATAAAGGAAATTGTAACTAATAACCCTAGTATAACTGCTCAGGAATTTGGTGAGAAGCTTAAAAAGGAGGAAATAGATATAAAAATAACAAACCAGGATGGTTGGACTTTGCTTTATTATGCTGTTCGTTCAGAAGGGCCTAGTATTACCGGCGATCGCAGTATATTCCTAAGGGTTGTTGGATTGCTCACAAATTCAGACATTAAAGTCAATGGTATTCAAGATACGGCTTATACTTTATTAGATCATGCCGCAATAAAAAAACAAGCTGACGTTGTAAAGATACTTTTGAATAGTGGCAAATTTAATGAAGAAGAAAAATTTAACGCTCTGCGTCTTGCTATTGTTCAAGGTAATGTCCAAGAATTTGAGGCATTTTTAGGTTATGTGAATGCTGAAAGCAGACGAGCAGCTTTAGAGTTAGCTATGAATACTACACAAAAAGAAATTACTCAGGTGCTTTTAAACTTTATTACACCAGAAACATCTGATGTAGAAGAAAATGGAAATAGAGCTGGACCCAGCAGCAGTAATGGAAACATTGGTAGTAGACCTGTAAATACACCAAATGGCCAGCTAAATCATAATAACGAAAATAAAACACCTGTATCAACAAGGACTGACCAAACTGCCACACCAAATAATGATAATAAAGCTAACGGCTTCTTAGATGCTCAATTTTCTGTGCCAAATGAAAAAGAAACTAAATATAAGAAAAATTTTTACACCTCATTAACAAAAGATGTTGTTGGAGTTGTTGTTACAGGGTTATTCATTGCTGCTGCTGTGATGGTTCCATCTGTGGCTGGTGCGGTGGTTTGTGGTGTTATAGCTGCTTTGGTTGCAACATATATCGGATTACATGTAAAAAATTCTACATTACCAAGCTATAGAGAAATGGAAAAAAATAAAGTTGAACACGTGAGTTCAAAAACTGCACAAACATTGCGATTTGAGAAAAATCTCCACTAG
- a CDS encoding ankyrin repeat domain-containing protein, with protein MTKKYVEKKDNVKETSDQSTKYLNGKPIDTSIAGKTPLHLAAEKGNLYLTARLLLSEGADLNAQDEEGWTPLHYAASSGNIGVVKLLVDKGADLSITDYHHKEGTPMFYAFQNGHTDMCNIIEKYLVDKKDVKNDEGNTPLHLAVEEGNLEAVKHPIEKGADINAVNRYGYTPLYIAAYKGSTDIAVCLVEKGANINDNILRVASNLDIVRYFIAEGANINATDEDGDTLLHIAAIGGKLEIARYLVEEKNFNINAANKKGNTVLHHAAHGGCERTARYLVEKGANMKATNRHGITPLHIAAFCGYSYVVENLIEDGADKNAISSNGCTLAHYAAIGDESGMSCVLEYLVEEEGINFNVTDNLGSTPLHWAAYWCNSEVVEYLVEKRNVDINVTDNEGRTPLHWAAYHANIDLVKYFIERGAEIKATKKYGNTPLHYALNGQWNDDYLEVVEYIAGTRKLTIPENVENVEKDSLDIIKYDFY; from the coding sequence ATGACAAAAAAATATGTTGAAAAAAAGGATAATGTTAAAGAAACGTCTGACCAAAGTACAAAATATCTAAATGGCAAACCCATAGATACTAGTATTGCAGGCAAAACACCTTTACATTTAGCTGCTGAAAAAGGTAATTTGTATCTAACCGCACGTCTTCTTCTAAGTGAAGGAGCTGACTTAAATGCTCAAGATGAAGAGGGTTGGACTCCTTTGCATTATGCTGCCTCTTCAGGAAACATTGGTGTAGTAAAACTTCTAGTAGATAAAGGTGCTGATCTTAGTATTACTGATTATCACCACAAAGAAGGTACACCTATGTTTTATGCGTTTCAAAATGGTCATACTGATATGTGTAACATCATAGAAAAGTATTTAGTAGATAAGAAAGATGTTAAGAATGATGAAGGGAATACGCCTTTGCATTTAGCTGTGGAAGAAGGTAATCTTGAAGCAGTTAAACATCCTATAGAAAAAGGTGCTGATATTAATGCTGTTAATAGGTATGGATATACTCCTTTGTATATTGCTGCTTATAAAGGTAGCACAGATATAGCTGTATGTCTTGTAGAGAAAGGTGCTAATATTAACGATAACATTCTACGTGTAGCAAGTAACTTAGATATAGTAAGATATTTTATAGCAGAAGGAGCAAATATTAATGCTACTGATGAAGACGGTGACACACTTCTACACATAGCTGCTATAGGTGGCAAGTTAGAAATAGCTAGGTATCTAGTGGAAGAAAAAAACTTCAACATAAATGCAGCAAACAAGAAGGGTAATACTGTTCTGCATCACGCTGCTCATGGTGGTTGTGAGAGAACAGCTAGATATCTAGTAGAAAAAGGAGCAAACATGAAAGCAACTAATAGACATGGGATAACACCCTTGCATATAGCTGCTTTTTGTGGGTACTCATATGTGGTAGAAAATCTTATAGAAGATGGTGCCGACAAGAATGCCATTAGTAGCAATGGTTGTACGCTAGCACATTATGCAGCTATAGGAGATGAGTCTGGTATGTCATGTGTCCTTGAGTATCTAGTAGAAGAAGAAGGAATAAATTTTAATGTCACTGATAATCTAGGTAGTACACCACTACATTGGGCAGCTTATTGGTGTAATAGTGAAGTAGTAGAGTATCTTGTGGAGAAGCGAAACGTGGATATAAATGTAACTGACAATGAGGGCAGAACGCCTCTACATTGGGCTGCTTACCACGCTAACATTGATTTAGTAAAATATTTCATAGAGAGAGGAGCTGAAATTAAGGCCACTAAGAAATATGGGAATACACCATTACATTATGCCCTTAATGGTCAATGGAATGATGATTATTTAGAGGTAGTTGAATACATAGCAGGAACAAGAAAATTAACTATTCCCGAAAATGTTGAAAACGTTGAGAAGGACAGCTTGGACATCATCAAATATGATTTTTACTGA